A genomic region of Phragmites australis chromosome 2, lpPhrAust1.1, whole genome shotgun sequence contains the following coding sequences:
- the LOC133909569 gene encoding uncharacterized protein LOC133909569, with translation MFSHHSMGITSTAGVQGGLDYLNSQEPGDASQATAIDIVDRLLVEDDIETSQKISTDQISRTKSMCTLGTKVAQCLAKRSRLLKARIFDWVNTPNNDECDASIISRKKQRIHTNTQVKHLASQRYGGCGSGTKVGFIPECIDDDSGVNPFKKSEPVGSTDDLYEAYYIGPNTQMAAEAMEALSNASTANYVVRENAHSESSIPRRNLGKESKGDKICSVESPIQKLIGGSSSSLTKHPSKSENRTNPKQVAGKAKRSMDSGIIQGAINHEVSEEIMGSGADDSNILGSDAVIHPKRKRTYMFISRSSKVQFNKASSSRSTTLTTTSLEVADSSTAKTVSISDPDFYQLARLEKQSTSVQKDHNSSLTCRVPLRELNSTGPQSRAHISEKPPKKGLLKSPGSRELASLFRNEESPVLPSSRRRRNMSKVCVLFSRSMDKETIKLQTKILIHFGLPVATTISVATHFVAEKFARTRNMLEAIAMGIPIVTPSWLECCGEARCFIDEKKYIMRDMKKEKELGFSMPVSLSRACKKPLLEGRRVLITPNAKPSKDLLKSLVVAAHGQPVERISSSMMKNKNLEGAFVISCQEDHMICIPLIKIGFEVFDSELLLNGIVTQKLEFKRYRLFREKTM, from the exons ATGTTCAGTCATCACAGCATGGGCATAACAAGTACCGCAGGAGTTCAGGGAGGGTTAGATTACCTTAATTCGCAGGAGCCTGGCGATGCATCACAGGCCACTGCTATTGATATTGTGGACAGGCTGCTCGTAGAAGATGATATAGAAACTTCTCAGAAAATAAGCACTGACCAGATTAGTAGGACAAAGTCAATGTGTACATTAGGCACAAAAGTAGCTCAGTGCCTGGCCAAAAGGAGCCGTCTCCTGAAGGCACGTATTTTCGACTGGGTTAATACTCCCAATAATGATGAATGCGATGCCAGTATAATTTCCAGGAAAAAGCAAAGGATCCATACTAACACTCAAGTGAAACATTTGGCCTCCCAGAGATATGGTGGCTGTGGGTCAGGTACCAAGGTTGGGTTCATACCAGAATGTATAGATGATGACTCAGGCGTGAATCCTTTTAAGAAGTCAGAACCAGTTGGTTCTACTGATGATTTATATGAAGCGTATTATATTGGGCCAAATACTCAAATGGCAGCTGAAGCCATGGAAGCTTTGTCAAATGCATCAACTGCCAATTATGTTGTCAGGGAGAACGCACATTCTGAAAGTTCTATTCCCAGAAGAAATTTgggaaaagaaagcaaagggGATAAGATATGTTCAGTTGAATCACCGATTCAAAAGCTAATTGGTGGAAGTTCAAGCTCTTTGACAAAGCATCCCAGCAAGTCAGAAAATAGGACGAatccaaagcaagtggcaggGAAAGCAAAAAGAAGCATGGACAGTGGGATTATACAAGGAGCCATAAATCATGAGGTGTCAGAAGAAATCATGGGATCTGGTGCAGATGACTCAAATATTCTAGGTTCAGATGCTGTAATCCATCCTAAAAGGAAGAGaacatatatgtttatttcaAGAAGCTCGAAAGTTCAATTCAATAAAGCTAGCAGTAGCAGGTCAACGACACTTACAACCACAAGTTTAGAAGTAGCAGACTCATCAACAGCTAAAACAGTTAGCATATCTGACCCTGATTTCTACCAGCTTGCTCGACTGGAAAAACAATCCACGTCTGTACAGAAAGATCACAACTCTAGTTTGACATGCAGAGTACCACTGAGAGAGCTAAATAGCACAGGCCCCCAATCTAGGGCACATATATCGGAGAAGCCACCGAAGAAAGGCCTTCTGAAATCACCAGGTTCCAGAGAACTTGCCAGTCTGTTTAGAAATGAAGAATCCCCAGTTTTGCCATCGAGCAGGCGAAGAAGAAACATGTCCAAAGTCTGTGTTCTGTTCAGCCGAAGCATGGACAAGGAAACCATCAAACTGCAAACTAAG ATATTGATACACTTTGGACTACCTGTGGCGACGACTATTTCAGTGGCTACACACTTTGTTGCTGAAAAGTTTGCTCGTACAAGGAACATGCTGGAAGCAATAGCCATGGGAATACCTATAGTTACACCATCATGGCTTGAATGCTGTGGAGAAGCAAGGTGCTTCATTGATGAAAAGAAATACATTATGAGGGAtatgaagaaggaaaaggagctAGGCTTTAGCATGCCTGTCTCACTAAGCCGAGCCTGCAAAAAACCATTGCTCGAG GGTAGAAGAGTACTAATCACACCAAATGCCAAGCCTAGCAAGGATCTTCTGAAAAGTTTAGTGGTGGCTGCTCATGGTCAG CCGGTGGAGAGAATCTCATCCTCCATGATGAAGAACAAGAATCTTGAAGGGGCCTTTGTAATCTCTTGTCAAGAAGACCACATGATCTGTATTCCATTAATTAAAATTG GTTTCGAAGTGTTTGACTCGGAGCTTTTGCTGAATGGTATTGTCACTCAGAAGCTAGAGTTCAAAAG GTATCGCCTTTTCCGTGAAAAAACCATGTGA